One window of the Archangium primigenium genome contains the following:
- a CDS encoding RCC1 repeat-containing protein, with protein sequence MIRGLKSWCVCVLSLSAGLSVAAPSPLPEAEALAAEAGALKGRAPGRATLAVGADHSLAVALDGTVWAWGDNSIRQLGVSDSWSVRTRAAPTRVPGLTNIVSVAAGQYHSLALGADGRVWSWGDNMFGQSGQGRIDTCVFGCLPALVPDLSGVVAIAANGEYSLALKADGSVWGWGVSSHAQLGVYEWALFEPTAIPGVSEVTSLAAGMRHVLATRRDGAVWAWGANHLGQLGRGVVHGPGYPGPVPGFTGGSSVAAGESHSLASRWDGSVWAWGQGSVGELGLGDPATAPRTSAVRVPGLSLVRDVVARQRSSFALRWDGTVWGWGLNTGHQLGHLPAENQVTPVRLQGLQGIVELASGSAHGLARDWTQSVWGWGDDTQGRVGLGSAWRLEPVVLPGLQDVVKTAPSLALRADGSVWSWAEGAPPARVAGLTHVVDVARWNGEGLAVRADGSLWRWSATQAPQPVPGLSDIVALSVTSHVLALGRDGRVWAWGFNQSGQLGDGTTTSRTTPLPVSGLTDIVAVSAGSNFSHAVQRDGQVWAWGFNVAGQLGDGTTTTRLTPVRMAHLSDVVEVRAGLAHALALRADGSVWGWGSNWDAALDATAPQESVLVPRRVSGLTRVVGLATAETHSLALRADGSVWSWGVNYQGQLGRGPVSQTFSPSAPAPIPGLRDVVSLSTSASTAHAVRADGSLWGWGDNQSLQIGDGVSSIIPRARRVWTVYPGH encoded by the coding sequence ATGATCCGAGGACTGAAGTCCTGGTGTGTCTGTGTTTTGTCGTTGTCGGCGGGCCTGTCCGTGGCCGCTCCTTCACCCCTGCCCGAGGCGGAGGCCCTCGCGGCGGAGGCGGGCGCGCTGAAGGGCCGCGCGCCGGGTCGCGCGACCCTGGCGGTGGGGGCGGACCATTCGCTGGCGGTCGCCCTGGACGGCACGGTGTGGGCCTGGGGTGACAACTCCATTCGTCAATTGGGGGTGTCGGACTCCTGGTCCGTGCGGACGCGGGCCGCGCCGACCCGGGTGCCGGGTTTGACGAACATCGTCTCCGTGGCGGCGGGTCAGTATCACAGTCTGGCCTTGGGCGCGGACGGCCGGGTCTGGTCCTGGGGCGACAACATGTTCGGACAGTCGGGTCAGGGGAGGATCGACACCTGCGTGTTTGGCTGCCTCCCCGCGCTCGTTCCAGACCTGTCGGGGGTGGTCGCCATCGCGGCCAACGGGGAGTATTCCCTGGCCTTGAAGGCCGATGGCAGTGTGTGGGGCTGGGGGGTCTCGTCTCACGCACAGCTCGGTGTCTATGAATGGGCGCTCTTCGAGCCCACCGCCATTCCGGGGGTCTCCGAGGTGACGTCCCTGGCGGCCGGCATGCGGCATGTGCTGGCCACCCGCCGGGATGGCGCGGTCTGGGCGTGGGGCGCCAATCACCTGGGTCAGCTGGGGCGTGGGGTCGTGCACGGCCCGGGCTATCCCGGGCCCGTCCCGGGTTTCACGGGAGGGTCGTCCGTCGCGGCGGGTGAGTCCCACAGTCTGGCCTCGCGGTGGGACGGCTCGGTCTGGGCCTGGGGCCAGGGGTCGGTGGGAGAGTTGGGGTTGGGTGACCCGGCGACCGCGCCTCGGACCTCTGCCGTGCGCGTGCCCGGGCTCTCGCTCGTGCGGGACGTCGTGGCGCGGCAGCGCTCCAGCTTCGCGCTGCGGTGGGATGGAACGGTCTGGGGCTGGGGGCTCAACACCGGGCATCAGCTCGGGCACCTGCCGGCGGAGAACCAGGTCACGCCCGTGCGGCTCCAGGGGCTCCAGGGCATCGTGGAACTCGCGAGTGGGTCCGCGCATGGGCTGGCCCGTGACTGGACCCAGTCCGTGTGGGGCTGGGGCGATGACACCCAGGGCCGGGTGGGACTGGGCTCCGCGTGGCGGCTCGAGCCCGTCGTGCTGCCCGGGCTCCAGGACGTGGTCAAGACGGCGCCCTCGCTGGCGCTGCGCGCGGACGGCTCGGTCTGGTCCTGGGCGGAGGGCGCGCCGCCCGCGCGCGTCGCGGGGCTCACCCACGTCGTGGATGTGGCGCGGTGGAATGGGGAGGGCCTGGCCGTGCGCGCGGATGGCTCGCTGTGGCGCTGGAGCGCGACCCAGGCGCCCCAGCCCGTGCCGGGTCTGTCCGACATCGTGGCGCTGTCCGTCACCTCCCATGTGCTCGCCTTGGGCCGGGACGGACGGGTGTGGGCCTGGGGGTTCAACCAGTCGGGCCAGCTGGGCGACGGCACGACCACCTCGCGCACCACGCCCCTGCCCGTCTCTGGCTTGACGGACATCGTGGCCGTCTCGGCGGGAAGCAACTTCTCGCACGCCGTCCAGCGCGACGGGCAGGTGTGGGCCTGGGGGTTCAATGTCGCGGGCCAACTGGGGGACGGGACGACCACGACGCGCCTCACGCCCGTGCGGATGGCCCACCTCTCGGATGTCGTGGAGGTGCGCGCGGGCCTCGCCCATGCGCTGGCGCTGCGCGCGGATGGGTCCGTCTGGGGCTGGGGTTCGAACTGGGACGCGGCGCTCGACGCCACCGCCCCCCAGGAGAGTGTCCTCGTCCCCCGGCGGGTCTCCGGACTGACGCGCGTCGTGGGGCTGGCCACGGCCGAGACCCACTCCCTGGCGCTGCGGGCCGATGGTTCCGTCTGGTCCTGGGGCGTGAACTACCAGGGGCAGCTGGGCCGGGGTCCGGTGAGCCAGACGTTCTCGCCGAGCGCGCCCGCGCCCATTCCGGGTCTGCGCGACGTGGTCTCCCTGTCGACCTCTGCCTCCACCGCCCACGCGGTGCGGGCGGATGGCTCGCTCTGGGGCTGGGGCGACAACCAGTCGCTCCAGATTGGGGATGGCGTCTCCAGCATCATCCCCCGGGCCCGGCGCGTGTGGACCGTCTACCCGGGGCATTGA
- a CDS encoding glutathione S-transferase family protein, which yields MKLFGIPFSPWTEKARWALDHHRLAYTFHEHGPLLGEWRLRRRLRQPTGPVTVPVLEADRWYRDSFEIARYAEGLGHGPRLFPEGQLDALTAWNARSEAALAAGRALFMLGALDTPGALDALVPPEVPAPLRPLVRPVVRRSLEALTLKYRMRDDAGRHELLLTQTLDALATAVSPERPYLLGAFSYADIAMALVLQGVSPVDTSFMPVGIGGRAAWTQPRLAARYPALLQWRDALYAKHRRPPAA from the coding sequence ATGAAGCTGTTCGGCATCCCGTTCTCGCCCTGGACCGAGAAGGCCCGCTGGGCGCTCGACCACCACCGGCTCGCGTACACCTTCCACGAGCACGGGCCCCTGCTCGGGGAGTGGCGGCTGCGCCGGCGCCTGCGCCAGCCCACCGGCCCGGTGACGGTGCCCGTCCTGGAAGCGGACCGGTGGTACCGGGACTCGTTCGAGATCGCTCGGTACGCGGAGGGGCTCGGACACGGGCCCCGGCTGTTTCCCGAGGGGCAGCTCGACGCCCTCACCGCCTGGAACGCCCGGAGCGAGGCGGCGCTCGCGGCCGGACGCGCCCTGTTCATGCTCGGCGCCCTGGACACCCCGGGTGCCCTCGACGCGCTCGTGCCGCCCGAGGTCCCCGCGCCCCTGCGGCCCCTCGTGCGGCCCGTGGTCCGCCGGAGCCTGGAAGCCCTCACCCTCAAGTACCGGATGCGCGACGACGCCGGACGGCACGAGCTGCTCCTCACCCAGACGCTGGACGCGCTGGCCACGGCGGTGTCCCCCGAGCGGCCCTACCTGCTCGGCGCGTTCTCGTACGCGGACATCGCCATGGCCCTGGTGCTGCAGGGCGTGAGCCCCGTGGACACGTCCTTCATGCCCGTGGGGATTGGAGGACGCGCCGCCTGGACCCAGCCCCGGCTCGCGGCGCGCTACCCGGCCCTGCTCCAGTGGCGCGACGCCCTCTACGCGAAGCACCGCCGGCCCCCAGCGGCATGA
- the trpA gene encoding tryptophan synthase subunit alpha translates to MSGEIADAFGRARARGEGALVAYAMAGDPDLARSVDVFAACVEGGADLLEIGVAFSDPIADGPVIQAASERALKAGATLRRVLDEVVPAVRERCPHTPLVVMTYVNVVMALGEARYAKLARERGVSGTILPDLPPEESLSLRAAFDQEGVALIPLCAPTTSPQRAASIAKDARGFVYCVSVAGVTGMRSQLPANLSERLELVRGVSPVPVVAGFGISSAEQARVVGAHADGVVVGSAIVRAAQADGPGAARQLCADIKRGLKR, encoded by the coding sequence ATGAGCGGGGAGATCGCGGACGCGTTCGGCCGGGCCCGGGCGCGGGGAGAAGGCGCGCTGGTGGCCTACGCCATGGCGGGAGACCCGGACCTCGCGCGCTCGGTGGACGTGTTCGCCGCGTGCGTGGAGGGCGGCGCGGACCTCCTGGAGATCGGCGTCGCGTTCAGCGACCCCATCGCCGACGGGCCCGTCATCCAGGCCGCCTCGGAGCGGGCGCTCAAGGCGGGCGCCACGCTGCGGCGGGTGCTCGACGAGGTGGTGCCCGCGGTGCGCGAGCGCTGCCCGCACACGCCCCTGGTGGTGATGACGTACGTCAACGTGGTGATGGCCCTGGGCGAGGCGCGCTACGCGAAGCTCGCCCGGGAGCGCGGCGTCTCGGGCACCATCCTGCCGGACCTGCCGCCCGAGGAGAGCCTGTCCCTGCGGGCCGCCTTCGACCAGGAGGGCGTGGCGCTCATCCCCTTGTGCGCGCCCACCACGTCGCCCCAGCGCGCCGCGAGCATCGCCAAGGACGCGCGCGGCTTCGTCTACTGCGTGTCGGTGGCGGGCGTGACGGGTATGCGCTCGCAGCTGCCGGCCAACCTGTCCGAGCGCCTGGAGCTGGTGCGCGGCGTCTCCCCCGTGCCGGTGGTGGCCGGCTTCGGCATCTCCTCGGCCGAGCAGGCGCGCGTGGTGGGTGCCCACGCGGATGGCGTGGTCGTGGGCAGCGCCATCGTCCGCGCCGCCCAGGCGGACGGCCCCGGCGCCGCCCGGCAGCTCTGCGCCGACATCAAGCGGGGCCTGAAGCGCTGA
- the trpB gene encoding tryptophan synthase subunit beta gives MDTQTAPGRFGRYGGRYVPETLVPALQELEVAYAEARKDPAFDEQVAQVLREYVGRETPLTPARRLTALWGGAEVWLKREDLAHTGAHKINNTIGQVLLARRMGKRRIIAETGAGQHGVATATACALFGIPCEVYMGALDVERQSLNVFRMKALGATVHAVESGSRTLKDAMNEAMRVWVSQVEDTYYVIGSAAGPHPYPTIVRDFQAIIGKEVRTQSLVHFGRLPDAIIACIGGGSNAIGVLHPFVGDAGVRLVGVEAGGHGLDSGQHGASLTLGTEGVLHGSRSLVLQDEHGQITEAHSISAGLDYPGVGPELAHLAKTGRMEVRTATDDEALASFYQVSRTEGILPALESSHAFARAADLARELGKGKHLVINCSGRGDKDVATIAARGMPAAIRLEGA, from the coding sequence ATGGACACGCAAACCGCCCCGGGCCGCTTCGGCCGTTATGGCGGCCGTTATGTGCCGGAGACGCTGGTGCCGGCGTTGCAGGAGCTGGAAGTCGCCTACGCCGAGGCCCGGAAGGATCCGGCCTTCGACGAGCAGGTGGCGCAGGTGCTGCGCGAGTACGTCGGGCGCGAGACGCCGCTGACGCCCGCGCGCCGCCTCACCGCGCTGTGGGGCGGGGCCGAGGTGTGGCTCAAGCGCGAGGACCTGGCGCACACGGGCGCGCACAAGATCAACAACACCATCGGCCAGGTGCTGCTCGCGCGGCGCATGGGCAAGCGGCGCATCATCGCGGAGACGGGCGCGGGCCAGCACGGCGTGGCCACCGCCACCGCGTGCGCCCTGTTCGGCATCCCCTGCGAGGTGTACATGGGCGCGCTGGACGTGGAGCGCCAGTCGCTCAACGTCTTTCGCATGAAGGCCCTGGGCGCCACGGTGCACGCGGTGGAGTCCGGCTCGCGCACCCTCAAGGACGCGATGAACGAGGCCATGCGCGTCTGGGTGTCCCAGGTGGAGGACACCTACTACGTCATCGGCAGCGCCGCCGGGCCCCACCCCTACCCCACCATCGTGCGGGACTTCCAGGCCATCATCGGCAAGGAGGTGCGCACCCAGTCGCTCGTCCACTTCGGCCGGCTGCCAGACGCCATCATCGCGTGCATCGGCGGAGGCTCCAACGCCATCGGCGTGCTGCACCCCTTCGTCGGGGACGCGGGCGTGCGGCTGGTGGGCGTGGAGGCCGGGGGCCACGGACTCGACTCGGGCCAGCACGGCGCGTCGCTCACGCTGGGCACCGAGGGCGTGCTGCACGGCTCGCGCTCGCTCGTGCTGCAGGACGAGCACGGGCAGATCACCGAGGCGCACTCCATCTCCGCGGGCCTGGACTACCCGGGCGTGGGGCCGGAGCTCGCGCACCTGGCCAAGACGGGCCGCATGGAGGTGCGCACCGCCACGGACGACGAGGCGCTCGCGTCCTTCTACCAGGTGAGCCGCACCGAGGGCATCCTCCCCGCCCTGGAGTCCTCGCACGCCTTCGCGCGCGCCGCGGACCTGGCGCGGGAGCTGGGCAAGGGCAAGCACCTGGTCATCAACTGCTCGGGCCGCGGGGACAAGGACGTGGCCACCATCGCGGCGCGCGGCATGCCCGCCGCCATCCGTCTGGAGGGCGCATGA
- a CDS encoding phosphoribosylanthranilate isomerase, whose amino-acid sequence MSVRVKICGVTRVEDARLAWAAGADALGLNFYARSPRCVTPEQGAALARTRPGLGALVGVFVNESPDVIRARVRDCGLTAVQLHGDEPPEACQGYDVPVIKALRVRTAEDVERARTYVGAGDVTTLLLDGAAPGYGGGGVGFDWSLVARLADVGTPVLVAGGLHPGNVLEAVRATRPYGVDVASGVESRPGIKDADAVRAFLRAAKTSFSE is encoded by the coding sequence GTGAGCGTGCGCGTGAAGATCTGCGGCGTCACGCGGGTGGAGGACGCGCGGCTGGCGTGGGCGGCGGGCGCGGACGCGCTCGGGCTCAACTTCTACGCGCGCTCGCCCCGCTGCGTGACGCCCGAGCAGGGCGCGGCGCTGGCGCGCACGCGGCCGGGGCTCGGCGCGCTGGTGGGCGTCTTCGTCAACGAGTCGCCGGACGTCATCCGGGCGCGGGTGCGCGACTGCGGCCTGACGGCGGTGCAACTGCACGGCGACGAGCCCCCCGAGGCCTGCCAGGGCTATGACGTGCCCGTCATCAAGGCGCTGCGGGTGCGCACCGCCGAGGACGTGGAGCGGGCGCGCACGTACGTGGGCGCGGGCGACGTGACGACGCTGCTCTTGGACGGCGCGGCGCCGGGCTATGGCGGCGGCGGGGTGGGCTTCGACTGGTCGCTCGTGGCGCGGCTGGCGGACGTGGGCACGCCGGTGCTGGTGGCCGGCGGACTGCACCCGGGCAACGTGCTCGAGGCCGTGCGGGCCACCCGGCCCTACGGAGTGGATGTGGCGAGCGGGGTGGAGTCACGCCCCGGCATCAAGGACGCGGACGCGGTGCGGGCCTTCCTCCGCGCCGCGAAGACTTCATTTTCGGAGTGA
- a CDS encoding indole-3-glycerol phosphate synthase TrpC, which yields MSAPPEDKLAAIFARKRRELAARGPRVAAHPRPAPRDFTAALTQPRPGQPINVIAEVKRRSPSGGDFPHTDLVAVARGYEAAGASALSVLTDDVDFGGCLEDLLQVREATGLPVLRKDFLVSPQEVEESAALGADAILLIADALEDGELREMVAAARASRVAALVEAHTQAHAERALQAGAELVGLNNRDLATLRTDTTTALRVIPLLRGRARAFVAESGLKTPEDFRAARAAGAHAVLVGESLLRDADPGRALARLLAPGDAP from the coding sequence GTGAGCGCGCCCCCCGAGGACAAGCTCGCGGCCATCTTCGCGCGCAAGCGCCGGGAGCTCGCCGCGCGCGGCCCCCGCGTGGCCGCCCATCCCCGCCCCGCCCCGCGCGACTTCACCGCCGCGCTGACCCAGCCCCGGCCGGGCCAGCCCATCAACGTCATCGCCGAGGTGAAGCGCCGCAGCCCCTCCGGCGGCGACTTCCCCCACACGGACCTGGTCGCGGTGGCGCGGGGCTACGAGGCCGCGGGCGCCAGCGCCCTGAGCGTGCTCACCGACGACGTGGACTTCGGCGGCTGCCTGGAGGACCTGCTCCAGGTGCGCGAGGCCACGGGCCTGCCGGTGCTGCGCAAGGACTTCCTCGTGTCGCCCCAGGAGGTGGAGGAGAGCGCGGCCCTGGGCGCGGACGCCATCCTGCTCATCGCGGACGCGCTGGAGGACGGCGAGCTGCGGGAGATGGTGGCGGCGGCCCGGGCGAGCCGGGTGGCGGCGCTCGTGGAGGCCCACACCCAGGCCCATGCCGAGCGGGCGCTCCAGGCGGGCGCGGAGCTGGTGGGGCTCAACAACCGCGACCTCGCCACGCTGCGCACGGACACCACCACCGCCCTGCGGGTGATTCCGCTCCTGCGCGGACGGGCCCGGGCCTTCGTGGCCGAGAGCGGCCTCAAGACGCCCGAGGACTTCCGGGCGGCGCGGGCGGCGGGCGCGCACGCGGTGCTCGTGGGCGAGTCCCTGCTGCGCGACGCGGACCCCGGCCGGGCGCTGGCGCGGCTGCTCGCCCCGGGAGACGCGCCGTGA
- the trpD gene encoding anthranilate phosphoribosyltransferase: MTLKEALSRVVGRKDLTREEMASVMGQMLAGEATHAQVGGFAVALRMKGETEDEILGAAEAMRACAVRIQPKADVVLDTCGTGGDGAHTFNISTAVALVAAGAGVTVAKHGNRAVSSRCGSSDVLAALGVSMDRSHEHVTYDIDAHGVGFLFAPSHHSALRHVAPARRELGLYTVFNLLGPMTNPAGARYQLLGTFAGERLEQTARVLRRLGSRRAWVVHGWDGLDELSPCTSSDVAELREDGSVHTFTLTPEDAGLERVKPESIVGGDVEDNARRFKSLLEGERSGVRTAVVLNTAAALVVVGKAADLKEGAMRAMESIDSGAAAAKLSALVQGGTP; encoded by the coding sequence ATGACCCTCAAGGAAGCGTTGAGTCGGGTCGTGGGCCGCAAGGACCTGACGCGCGAGGAGATGGCGTCCGTCATGGGCCAGATGCTCGCGGGCGAGGCCACGCATGCCCAGGTGGGTGGCTTCGCGGTGGCCCTGCGCATGAAGGGCGAGACGGAGGACGAGATCCTCGGGGCCGCCGAGGCCATGCGGGCGTGCGCCGTGCGCATCCAGCCCAAGGCGGACGTGGTGCTCGACACGTGCGGCACGGGCGGCGACGGCGCGCACACCTTCAACATCTCCACCGCCGTGGCGCTCGTGGCCGCGGGCGCGGGGGTGACGGTGGCCAAGCACGGCAACCGGGCGGTGTCCTCGCGCTGTGGCAGCTCGGACGTGCTCGCCGCGCTGGGCGTGTCCATGGACCGCTCGCACGAGCACGTGACGTACGACATCGACGCGCACGGCGTGGGCTTTCTCTTCGCGCCCTCGCACCACAGCGCCCTGCGCCACGTGGCGCCCGCGCGCCGCGAGCTCGGCCTGTACACCGTGTTCAACCTGTTGGGCCCCATGACCAACCCGGCGGGCGCCCGCTATCAGCTGCTCGGCACCTTCGCCGGCGAGCGCCTGGAGCAGACGGCGCGGGTGCTGCGGCGCCTGGGCAGCCGGCGCGCCTGGGTGGTGCACGGCTGGGACGGGCTCGACGAGCTGTCTCCCTGCACCTCCTCCGACGTGGCGGAGCTGCGCGAGGACGGCTCGGTGCACACCTTCACGCTCACACCCGAGGACGCGGGCCTCGAACGGGTGAAGCCCGAGTCCATCGTCGGCGGCGACGTGGAGGACAACGCCCGGCGCTTCAAGTCGCTCCTGGAAGGCGAGCGGTCCGGGGTGCGCACGGCCGTGGTGCTCAACACCGCGGCGGCCCTGGTGGTGGTGGGCAAGGCGGCGGATCTCAAGGAGGGTGCGATGCGGGCCATGGAGTCGATCGACTCGGGCGCGGCGGCGGCCAAGCTGTCGGCGCTCGTGCAGGGGGGCACGCCGTGA
- a CDS encoding FAD-dependent oxidoreductase, with the protein MAKPVVIVVGAGLAGLTCARMLQRAKVTVRVLEASDGVGGRVRTDVVEGFRLDRGFQVLLTAYPEPPRWLDYGALDLQRFFPGARVRRGGRFHQLADPLRRPLHAARSVFTPVGSLADKLHVLDVWKQAHAGEVEDVFLRPQKTSRAYLRDVGFSDAMVEAFFQPFFGGIFLEKELRTSSRMLEFVFRMFSSGATAVPARGMGELTAQLAGKLPQGGLHLNTPVEEVFGHRVRLVSGAREEADAVVVATDGRAAEDLLPGLPPRPTTGVTGLYFAAPEPPVRGPHLVLNGEGHGPVNNLAVMSEVSPEYAPAGQALVSVSVLETGQEAGALEARVREQLTEWFGAGVAGWRLLRTYALPRALPLQTPEAFEEPHRRVRLSPGLYACGDYRENGSIDGAMVSGRRAAEALLSDLELPLP; encoded by the coding sequence GTGGCGAAACCGGTGGTCATCGTGGTGGGCGCGGGGCTGGCGGGGCTCACGTGTGCGCGGATGCTACAGCGGGCCAAGGTGACGGTCCGGGTGCTGGAGGCGAGCGACGGGGTCGGCGGTCGGGTGCGCACGGACGTCGTGGAGGGCTTCCGGCTGGACCGGGGCTTCCAGGTGCTGCTCACCGCCTACCCGGAGCCCCCGCGGTGGCTGGACTACGGGGCGCTCGACCTCCAGCGCTTCTTTCCCGGGGCGCGCGTGCGGCGCGGAGGCCGCTTCCATCAACTGGCGGATCCGCTGCGCCGGCCCCTGCACGCCGCCCGGAGCGTCTTCACGCCCGTGGGCTCGCTCGCCGACAAGCTGCACGTGCTGGACGTGTGGAAACAGGCGCACGCGGGAGAGGTGGAGGACGTGTTCCTGCGCCCGCAGAAGACGTCGCGCGCGTACCTGCGGGACGTGGGCTTCTCCGACGCCATGGTGGAGGCCTTCTTCCAGCCCTTCTTCGGGGGCATCTTCCTGGAGAAGGAGCTGCGCACCTCCAGTCGGATGCTGGAGTTCGTCTTCCGGATGTTCTCCTCGGGGGCCACGGCGGTGCCCGCGCGCGGCATGGGGGAGTTGACCGCGCAGCTCGCCGGGAAGCTGCCCCAGGGCGGCCTGCACCTGAACACCCCGGTGGAGGAGGTGTTCGGCCACCGGGTGCGGCTGGTGTCGGGGGCGCGCGAGGAGGCGGACGCGGTGGTGGTGGCCACGGACGGGCGCGCGGCGGAGGACTTGCTGCCGGGACTGCCCCCCCGGCCGACGACGGGGGTGACGGGCCTGTACTTCGCCGCGCCCGAGCCGCCCGTGCGCGGCCCCCACCTGGTGCTCAACGGCGAGGGCCACGGGCCGGTGAACAACCTGGCGGTGATGAGCGAGGTGTCACCCGAGTACGCGCCCGCGGGCCAGGCCCTGGTGTCGGTGTCGGTGCTGGAGACGGGGCAGGAGGCGGGGGCGCTGGAGGCGCGCGTGCGGGAGCAGCTCACCGAGTGGTTCGGCGCGGGCGTGGCGGGGTGGCGGCTCTTGCGCACGTACGCGCTTCCCCGGGCCCTGCCCCTGCAGACGCCCGAGGCGTTCGAGGAGCCGCACCGGCGGGTGCGCCTGTCCCCGGGCCTGTACGCGTGCGGGGACTATCGGGAGAACGGCTCCATCGACGGGGCCATGGTCTCGGGCCGGCGGGCCGCCGAGGCCCTGCTGAGCGACCTGGAGCTGCCCCTGCCATGA
- a CDS encoding CPBP family intramembrane glutamic endopeptidase: MTDTREDRRLGWLVASGLAVLGWTALVRWNPPHFYAWASLTCGVLAGLSLLALGQRTGRALLTPRGEDVLWGVTFAGVLYVGSRVVLWALCGGLTRVACEPLRDIYAGFGRSGWGAAVALVFVLTPAEELFWRGVVQGALRPRLGSRGAVVVAAVLSSLVLLFFQEPLLALAALPTSLAWGLLAEWRKSLVASWVSHALWDVLIIVLLPVG; the protein is encoded by the coding sequence ATGACGGACACGCGGGAGGACCGGCGGCTGGGGTGGCTCGTGGCCTCGGGGCTGGCGGTGCTCGGGTGGACGGCGCTCGTGCGCTGGAATCCGCCGCACTTCTACGCCTGGGCCTCGCTCACGTGTGGCGTGCTGGCGGGGCTGTCGCTCCTGGCGCTCGGCCAGCGCACGGGCCGGGCGCTGCTCACGCCGCGGGGCGAGGACGTGCTCTGGGGCGTGACGTTCGCGGGCGTGCTGTACGTGGGCTCGCGCGTCGTGCTGTGGGCGCTGTGCGGAGGCCTCACGCGGGTGGCGTGCGAGCCCTTGCGGGACATCTACGCGGGCTTTGGCCGGAGCGGCTGGGGGGCGGCGGTGGCGTTGGTGTTCGTGCTCACGCCCGCCGAGGAGCTGTTCTGGCGGGGCGTGGTGCAGGGGGCGCTCAGGCCGAGGCTCGGGAGCCGGGGCGCGGTGGTTGTGGCCGCGGTGCTGTCGAGCCTCGTGCTGCTGTTCTTCCAGGAGCCGCTGTTGGCGCTCGCGGCCCTGCCCACGTCGCTCGCGTGGGGCCTGCTCGCCGAGTGGCGCAAGAGCCTGGTGGCCTCCTGGGTGAGCCACGCGTTGTGGGACGTGTTGATCATCGTCCTGCTGCCGGTGGGCTGA
- a CDS encoding Wall-associated protein precursor, producing MLASLLLTLLTQIACTPGETTLVCGCKAGMVSACVTLVGEDTRKAAQVLDQVEAALEQAALMEGEGDDKKKQRLQAVAESLSEALGSPEPPCKGQEHHLISRPIAKALEDHATLKGLYKPRDPRFVTRAKDEQSHCGYQQWHRAVDREVIRWLDETPGATPQDFMNKLREIYSRPAMQARFPHGF from the coding sequence ATGCTCGCCAGTCTTCTTCTGACCCTCCTGACACAAATCGCCTGCACGCCCGGCGAGACCACGCTGGTGTGCGGTTGCAAGGCGGGCATGGTGAGCGCCTGCGTCACGCTCGTGGGTGAGGACACGCGCAAGGCCGCCCAGGTGCTGGACCAGGTCGAGGCGGCCTTGGAGCAGGCCGCGTTGATGGAAGGCGAAGGCGACGACAAGAAGAAGCAGCGACTCCAGGCCGTGGCGGAGTCCTTGTCCGAGGCCCTGGGTTCCCCCGAGCCCCCTTGCAAGGGACAGGAGCATCACCTCATCTCCCGGCCCATTGCCAAGGCGTTGGAGGACCACGCCACGCTCAAGGGACTCTACAAACCTCGAGACCCCCGCTTCGTAACCCGAGCCAAGGACGAGCAATCACACTGCGGCTACCAGCAGTGGCACCGCGCCGTGGACAGGGAAGTCATCCGGTGGCTCGATGAAACACCTGGAGCAACTCCCCAGGACTTCATGAACAAACTGCGAGAGATCTACAGTCGCCCCGCGATGCAGGCGAGGTTCCCTCATGGGTTCTGA